A stretch of the Crocinitomicaceae bacterium genome encodes the following:
- a CDS encoding DUF2891 domain-containing protein, with product MYKLFFLSLLSSFIVYGEQADSLLNVSEKAYKQIAALPLECIQQEYPNKLNQVLTDSSYLHSPRELHPVFYGCFDWHSSVHGHWLLACMLNKFSDADWTTEIIHLFDKQFTHENMQAELRYFEPKLEKSFERTYGWAWLLKLQTELVKADSVHHKNWSSQVKPLCDFIVNSYKNYLPKLVYPVRNGEHTNTAFGLSLAYDYAVAQHDKCFQDFLKEHALRLFEQDCNCPIEYEPGGSDFLSPCLQTAELMSKILTEEEYERWIKKFLPAITKKKFNLVPGIVLDRTDGKLVHLDGLNFARAWCLYAIARKLPDLHENLFQLADAHVMASSGYVLGSDYMGSHWLASFLVLALEEREK from the coding sequence ATGTATAAATTATTTTTTCTTTCTCTTTTAAGTTCGTTTATCGTTTATGGTGAGCAAGCTGATTCATTATTGAATGTTTCTGAAAAAGCATACAAGCAAATTGCAGCATTGCCATTGGAATGCATTCAACAAGAATATCCGAACAAATTGAATCAGGTGCTCACAGACTCCAGCTACCTTCATTCACCAAGGGAGTTGCATCCGGTTTTTTACGGATGTTTTGACTGGCATTCCTCAGTACACGGACATTGGCTGCTTGCCTGCATGCTCAATAAATTTTCGGATGCCGACTGGACCACTGAAATCATTCATTTGTTTGATAAGCAATTTACCCATGAAAATATGCAGGCTGAACTGCGTTACTTTGAACCCAAACTTGAAAAATCATTTGAGCGAACCTATGGATGGGCTTGGCTTTTAAAATTACAAACAGAATTGGTGAAGGCAGATTCAGTTCATCATAAAAACTGGTCATCACAAGTAAAACCACTGTGTGATTTTATTGTTAATTCGTACAAAAATTATTTACCCAAACTAGTGTATCCGGTGCGCAATGGAGAGCATACCAATACTGCGTTTGGATTATCCCTTGCCTATGACTACGCCGTTGCACAACATGACAAATGTTTTCAAGATTTTTTAAAAGAACATGCACTCAGGCTATTTGAGCAAGATTGCAATTGCCCCATTGAATATGAACCCGGAGGATCAGATTTTTTATCTCCATGTTTGCAAACGGCAGAATTGATGTCTAAAATTTTAACCGAAGAGGAATATGAACGTTGGATTAAAAAATTCTTGCCCGCAATTACAAAAAAGAAATTCAATTTAGTACCCGGCATTGTACTTGATCGCACGGATGGAAAATTAGTTCATTTAGATGGATTAAATTTTGCCCGCGCCTGGTGCCTCTACGCTATTGCCAGAAAATTGCCTGACTTACATGAAAATTTATTTCAACTGGCAGATGCTCATGTTATGGCATCATCCGGATATGTTCTGGGCAGTGATTACATGGGCAGTCACTGGCTGGCCTCATTTCTTGTGCTGGCGCTTGAAGAGAGAGAAAAGTGA
- a CDS encoding capsular biosynthesis protein codes for MGIFQKIFGGQKALEPIDFSLVKTDIHSHLIPGIDDGSKSMDDTLALLKKFEEMGYTKVITTPHVMSDFYKNTPEIITQGLTNVHEAMKQAGLKIELVASAEYYLDFHFDDLIKQHRLIPFSGKHILFELSFNEEPPRVKEAIFNLVTDGYKPILAHVERYPFYLNQWEKIDDYRNRGVLLQLNINSLSGHYGPQVKKMAEQLIDRDWIDVIGSDCHHFGHLQMMESLRTNPHLHKVIAKENLLNKFL; via the coding sequence GTGGGTATATTTCAGAAAATATTTGGAGGACAAAAGGCATTAGAGCCAATTGATTTTTCTTTGGTAAAGACAGATATCCACAGTCACTTGATTCCGGGTATTGATGATGGATCAAAATCAATGGATGATACACTCGCTCTTTTGAAAAAGTTTGAAGAAATGGGGTACACCAAAGTGATTACAACTCCCCATGTGATGTCTGACTTTTATAAAAACACGCCTGAAATCATCACCCAAGGATTGACAAACGTGCATGAAGCCATGAAGCAAGCCGGGCTAAAAATTGAATTGGTTGCATCAGCAGAATATTATCTTGATTTTCATTTTGATGATTTGATTAAGCAGCATCGCTTGATTCCGTTTTCAGGTAAACATATTCTGTTTGAATTGTCATTTAATGAAGAGCCTCCGCGTGTTAAAGAAGCTATTTTTAATTTGGTAACTGACGGTTATAAACCAATTCTGGCTCATGTTGAGCGATATCCATTTTATCTTAATCAATGGGAAAAAATTGATGATTACCGCAACCGGGGTGTATTGCTTCAACTAAATATTAATTCGCTCTCAGGTCACTATGGTCCGCAAGTAAAAAAGATGGCTGAACAATTAATTGACCGTGATTGGATTGATGTAATTGGTTCTGATTGCCACCATTTTGGTCATTTGCAAATGATGGAATCTTTGCGCACTAACCCGCATCTTCACAAAGTAATAGCCAAAGAAAATCTGCTGAATAAATTCTTGTGA
- a CDS encoding response regulator transcription factor, translated as MVMKCIIADDEQLARQLIESYLEKIQGAELVGSFKNGKEVLEYLQNQPADLLITDIQMPELTGTDLVKSIENGPLVIFTTAYRDYALEGFELDAIDYLLKPIQFEKFEKAIQKAKTYLELKSVSVQQADLKQNYLTIKADHKLYKVLYHDIRYIEGMREYVSFYTSNGRITALMALKYLETNLPADIFVRCHKSFIVNKNLVTALEGSNLLIGDKQIPVGQMYKEDVMKRVF; from the coding sequence ATTGTGATGAAATGTATCATTGCAGATGATGAACAATTAGCAAGACAGCTCATTGAATCTTATTTAGAGAAAATTCAGGGTGCTGAATTGGTGGGGTCTTTTAAAAATGGAAAAGAAGTATTAGAATATCTGCAAAATCAACCTGCTGATTTGTTGATTACAGATATTCAAATGCCGGAACTAACCGGTACTGATTTGGTGAAATCAATTGAAAACGGACCCTTGGTAATTTTCACAACTGCCTATCGTGATTATGCCTTAGAAGGGTTTGAACTAGATGCTATTGACTATTTATTAAAGCCAATTCAGTTTGAAAAATTTGAAAAAGCTATTCAAAAAGCCAAAACATATCTTGAACTAAAATCAGTTAGTGTACAGCAAGCTGATCTCAAGCAAAATTATCTGACTATAAAAGCGGATCACAAATTATACAAAGTACTTTATCATGATATCCGATATATTGAAGGCATGCGTGAGTACGTTTCCTTCTATACATCCAACGGACGCATTACTGCATTGATGGCCTTAAAATATCTTGAAACAAATTTACCGGCTGATATTTTTGTGCGTTGTCACAAATCATTTATCGTCAATAAAAATCTGGTAACAGCATTAGAGGGGAGTAACCTACTTATTGGCGATAAGCAAATTCCGGTTGGGCAAATGTATAAGGAGGATGTGATGAAGCGGGTTTTTTAA